In one Drosophila pseudoobscura strain MV-25-SWS-2005 chromosome X, UCI_Dpse_MV25, whole genome shotgun sequence genomic region, the following are encoded:
- the ACXD gene encoding adenylyl cyclase X E isoform X6, translating into MNSYFDSAIEYNRTNTINLAHSNDQSQSFSNEKNWEWSYLVRKCRNLELEESYDLYMRRLRVGYLSLFIFIQLQVTITHTLLLLTTPDITFVYVDMAAYIASGVVIWLILSVNFRSELVSKHGWVVYVSSWLAVCVMVLMDIGLNVYHATSHNFILNPIYDAYTLYAIYMFMPVPYLLQPFVLGSAVTLCYIINYIFVITSKEDNQMHSILNEAIYLSCVNLLGIFFRLMRDIALRTTFLDRRQYVEENLLLRYARDQERSLLLSILPNQIADRLQEDVKNRIERSKQQHQQRSHVDTQRTTDSQNLKRWRQPDHGTLFIEPHEDVTVLYADVVNYTHLTTTLDVKKLVEALHDLFVRFDIASEEYNVLRIKFLGDCYYCVAGLVSPNADHAKCCVDLGLRMIKDIRDVREKRHLNIDMRIGVHSGDVLSGVIGAAKWQFDIWSKDVDIANRLEATGATGRVHVSQKTLSLLDGEYFFEDGTEKAREDPVLQKHGIRSFLIKSLRL; encoded by the exons ATGAATTCCTACTTTGATTCGGCCATCGAATACAATCGAACGAACACCATTAACCTGGCGCACTCCAACGATCAATCGCAGAGCTTCTCCAATGAAAAGAACTGGGAATGGTCGTATCTGGTG CGCAAATGCCGCaacctggagctggaggagtcGTACGACCTGTACATGCGTCGCCTGCGGGTGGGCTACCTCTCGCTGTTCATCTTCATCCAGCTGCAGGTGACCATCACGCAcaccctgctgctgctgacgacGCCGGACATAACCTTCGTGTACGTGGACATGGCCGCCTACATAGCTTCCGGCGTGGTCATCTGGCTAATCCTCTCGGTTAACTTCCGCAGCGAGCTGGTCAGCAAGCACGGCTGGGTGGTGTACGTCTCCTCCTGGCTGGCCGTTTGCGTGATGGTGCTGATGGACATCGGCCTGAATGTGTACCATGCTACCAGCCACAACTTCATCCTGAATCCCATCTACGACGCCTACACCCTGTACGCCATCTACATGTTCATGCCGGTGCCGTATCTGCTGCAGCCGTTCGTGCTCGGATCCGCCGTCACCCTGTGCTACATCATCAACTACATATTCGTGATCACCTCCAAGGAGGACAACCAGATGCATAGCATTCTCAACGAAGCCATTTACCTGAGTTGCGTCAACCTGCTGGGCATCTTCTTCCGCCTCATGCGGGACATCGCGTTGCGCACCACCTTCCTCGATCGGCGGCAGTACGTGGAGGAGAATCTCCTCTTGCGCTACGCTCGCGACCAAGAACGGAGCCTACTGCTCAGCATCCTGCCTAACCAGATCGCCGATCGTCTGCAGGAGGATGTCAAGAACCGCATCGAACGctccaagcagcagcaccagcagcgatCTCACGTAGATACGCAGCGGACTACTGACAGTCAGAACCTCAAGCGATGGCGACAGCCGGATCACGG AACCCTCTTCATTGAGCCCCATGAAGACGTCACTGTTCTGTATGCGGATGTGGTCAACTACACCCACCTGACCACCACTCTGGATGTGAAGAAGCTGGTGGAGGCGCTGCACGACCTCTTTGTGCGCTTCGACATTGCCAGCGAGGAGTACAATGTGCTGAGGATCAAGTTCCTGGGGGACTGCTACTACTGCGTGGCAGGGCTGGTCAGTCCCAATGCGGATCATGCCAAGTGCTGTGTGGACCTGGGCCTGCGCATGATCAAGGATATACGCGACGTCAG AGAGAAGCGGCACCTCAACATCGACATGCGCATCGGCGTGCACTCTGGCGACGTGCTGTCGGGGGTGATTGGAGCCGCAAAATGGCAGTTCGACATTTGGTCCAAGGACGTGGACATTGCCAACAGATTGGAGGCTACTGGGGCCACGGGTCGCGTGCATGTCAGTCAGAAGACGCTGTCTCTGCTGGACGGCGAGTATTTCTTCGAGGACGGAACGGAGAAGGCTCGCGAGGATCCCGTGCTGCAGAAGCATGGCATTCGCTCCTTCCTGATCAAGTCACTGCGC TTGTAG
- the ACXD gene encoding adenylyl cyclase X E isoform X5, with amino-acid sequence MNSYFDSAIEYNRTNTINLAHSNDQSQSFSNEKNWEWSYLVRKCRNLELEESYDLYMRRLRVGYLSLFIFIQLQVTITHTLLLLTTPDITFVYVDMAAYIASGVVIWLILSVNFRSELVSKHGWVVYVSSWLAVCVMVLMDIGLNVYHATSHNFILNPIYDAYTLYAIYMFMPVPYLLQPFVLGSAVTLCYIINYIFVITSKEDNQMHSILNEAIYLSCVNLLGIFFRLMRDIALRTTFLDRRQYVEENLLLRYARDQERSLLLSILPNQIADRLQEDVKNRIERSKQQHQQRSHVDTQRTTDSQNLKRWRQPDHGTLFIEPHEDVTVLYADVVNYTHLTTTLDVKKLVEALHDLFVRFDIASEEYNVLRIKFLGDCYYCVAGLVSPNADHAKCCVDLGLRMIKDIRDVREKRHLNIDMRIGVHSGDVLSGVIGAAKWQFDIWSKDVDIANRLEATGATGRVHVSQKTLSLLDGEYFFEDGTEKAREDPVLQKHGIRSFLIKSLRAPMHDPRRVQRERQAKKLSEANKSNFMHNSTLHQYNQVRNQAKLEMCRELDKMPIGRIKLTKVFRRSTRLTQDEIEEETFRRNISSFCLFFRTRNWEMQYMREPDVMLKYSIALAWVIYMGLLTIQLLSKDPISVRDTITGTSMALPLSCSPCC; translated from the exons ATGAATTCCTACTTTGATTCGGCCATCGAATACAATCGAACGAACACCATTAACCTGGCGCACTCCAACGATCAATCGCAGAGCTTCTCCAATGAAAAGAACTGGGAATGGTCGTATCTGGTG CGCAAATGCCGCaacctggagctggaggagtcGTACGACCTGTACATGCGTCGCCTGCGGGTGGGCTACCTCTCGCTGTTCATCTTCATCCAGCTGCAGGTGACCATCACGCAcaccctgctgctgctgacgacGCCGGACATAACCTTCGTGTACGTGGACATGGCCGCCTACATAGCTTCCGGCGTGGTCATCTGGCTAATCCTCTCGGTTAACTTCCGCAGCGAGCTGGTCAGCAAGCACGGCTGGGTGGTGTACGTCTCCTCCTGGCTGGCCGTTTGCGTGATGGTGCTGATGGACATCGGCCTGAATGTGTACCATGCTACCAGCCACAACTTCATCCTGAATCCCATCTACGACGCCTACACCCTGTACGCCATCTACATGTTCATGCCGGTGCCGTATCTGCTGCAGCCGTTCGTGCTCGGATCCGCCGTCACCCTGTGCTACATCATCAACTACATATTCGTGATCACCTCCAAGGAGGACAACCAGATGCATAGCATTCTCAACGAAGCCATTTACCTGAGTTGCGTCAACCTGCTGGGCATCTTCTTCCGCCTCATGCGGGACATCGCGTTGCGCACCACCTTCCTCGATCGGCGGCAGTACGTGGAGGAGAATCTCCTCTTGCGCTACGCTCGCGACCAAGAACGGAGCCTACTGCTCAGCATCCTGCCTAACCAGATCGCCGATCGTCTGCAGGAGGATGTCAAGAACCGCATCGAACGctccaagcagcagcaccagcagcgatCTCACGTAGATACGCAGCGGACTACTGACAGTCAGAACCTCAAGCGATGGCGACAGCCGGATCACGG AACCCTCTTCATTGAGCCCCATGAAGACGTCACTGTTCTGTATGCGGATGTGGTCAACTACACCCACCTGACCACCACTCTGGATGTGAAGAAGCTGGTGGAGGCGCTGCACGACCTCTTTGTGCGCTTCGACATTGCCAGCGAGGAGTACAATGTGCTGAGGATCAAGTTCCTGGGGGACTGCTACTACTGCGTGGCAGGGCTGGTCAGTCCCAATGCGGATCATGCCAAGTGCTGTGTGGACCTGGGCCTGCGCATGATCAAGGATATACGCGACGTCAG AGAGAAGCGGCACCTCAACATCGACATGCGCATCGGCGTGCACTCTGGCGACGTGCTGTCGGGGGTGATTGGAGCCGCAAAATGGCAGTTCGACATTTGGTCCAAGGACGTGGACATTGCCAACAGATTGGAGGCTACTGGGGCCACGGGTCGCGTGCATGTCAGTCAGAAGACGCTGTCTCTGCTGGACGGCGAGTATTTCTTCGAGGACGGAACGGAGAAGGCTCGCGAGGATCCCGTGCTGCAGAAGCATGGCATTCGCTCCTTCCTGATCAAGTCACTGCGC GCCCCCATGCACGATCCGAGACGCGTGCAGCGCGAGCGCCAGGCCAAGAAGCTGAGCGAGGCCAACAAGTCGAACTTCATGCACAACTCCACCCTGCACCAGTACAACCAGGTGCGCAACCAGGCTAAGCTGGAGATGTGTCGCGAGCTGGACAAGATGCCAATCGGTCGGATAAA GCTCACCAAAGTGTTTCGGCGCAGCACTCGTCTCACCCAGGACGAGATTGAGGAGGAGACCTTCCGCCGCAACATCAGCTCGTTCTGTCTGTTCTTTCGCACCCGCAATTGGGAGATGCAGTACATGCGGGAGCCGGATGTGATGCTCAAGTACAGCATTGCTCTCGCCTGGGTGATTTACATGGGACTCCTGACCATCCAACTGTTGAGCAAGGA TCCTATTTCAGTGCGAGATACCATTACTGGTACATCGATGGCACTACCATTATCCTGCTCACCATGCTGCTGA